The genomic window TCATGCTTCCTGCATCGCCCATAAATACCTTACGCACTTTACCGAAGTAACCTAGGTTAAATAAAATGAACGGAATTAAGATAACGATAAAGACGACAGTAAAATACGCGGCATTAGGAAGATCGTGGCTATAAAAGACAATGCCGAGTGACGCAAACACTACCGTGGTTAATCCACCTAATAGACCATCAATACCATCAACCATATTAAAGGCATTGATTGCGCCGATTACGGCAAACATAGTAACAACGATGTCAACATAAGGAGGGAACTGCCAAACACCAAAGCCCAGTGCGTTACCGATATGCGACAGTGTGATACCTGTATAATGAATCATCACCAAAGTTAATAGTGCCTGAATTCCCATGCGTAATTTATAACTAATATCAAAGCGATCATCTAACACCCCGATCGCCACCAAGATGGTTAAACAAGTGGCAAAAATTCCTGGGTGCTGCAGTTCGTCAGCATTGATATATAAGAAATACAGCACTGTAATACTAATCGACACTCCACCAACCAAAGGTACAACACCTTGATGAAGTTTACGTGCATTCGGTTTATCCACTAAGCCTATTGCATACCCTACTTTACGCATGCAATAAAGCACCGCAAGTGATAAGAAGAAAAACATCGATAGTTCGATGATATACTCAAAAACTGACATGACAGAAAACCTATCGTGAATGATTAAGAAAATGTAAAAAGAAAATGTAAAAAGAAAATGTTTTGAAAATAAATGGTATAGCAATTTAAGCTTATGCTGTACCGAAGCACAGTACAGATTATTCCGTAGTTAGAGACAAAAAGTGGGGTAAACAGTAATTAAAATCAATATTGAATCAGCTACGATAGAGTATCAATCGTTAAAGAGTGGGTTATAGAATTCAAGGGAAAATCACCAATGAAACTAAGTAATCATTAAGGGCGTATGCAACAAGAATAAAGTGCTAAGCTCTTGCAACGAAAATCTTACTTTAAACTTTCTTGGTAGAAGAACGGTCAATTTTTACTTTACTGCCTTTTAAGTAAACATTCTGGTAGCAATAGTTAGTCGCTTCGATATACCCTTCTACACTTCCACAATCAAAACGCTTACCTTTGAATTTATACGCAATCACGCAACCACTTTTCGCTTGCTCTAACAATGCATCGGTGATTTGGATCTCCCCGCCTTTACCGGGCTTAGTATCTTGCAAAATATCAAAGATATCAGGAGTTAAAATATAACGACCAATAATAGCTAGATTACTCGGCGCTGTACCTTGCTCTGGTTTTTCTACCATGTCGGTAATACGAATTAAGTCATCACTTAAATGCTCACCCGCAATCACGCCATATTTATGCGTTTCCGATTCAGGCACTTCTTCAACCGCGACAATAGAACAGCGGAACTGACGATATAACGCAGCCATTTGCGCTAAAACACCTTCCTGCTCACTGATACACAAGTCATCTGCCAAAACCACCGCAAAAGGATTGTCGCCCACCAATTCTTTGCCGGTTAAGATTGCATGCCCTAACCCTTTCATCTCGCGTTGGCGGATAAATGTATACTGCGCAGAATCAATCAAAGAACGAATATCATCTAATAGAGGTTCTTTGTTGGTACCTTGAATTTGATGCTCTAACTCATAGTTCTTATCAAAGTGATCCATAAGTGAGCTTTTACCACGGCCTGTAACAACAGCCATGCTAGACATACCCGCTTGAATAGCTTCATCAACACCGTATTCAATAAGGGGTTTATTGACTATAGGCATCATTTCTTTTGGCATTGATTTTGTGGCAGGTAAAAAACGCGTGCCATAGCCAGCAGCAGGGAATAGACAGTGTTTACTCATTTTATTATCTTTAATTAATTGGAAATAAGGAGTATGTATCAATTGCCGGGGATTAACCCTAAGCTAAAATTTGCGTGCAAATTTCAAGACCTGCCTCCGTGTTGATTTCGTACAATGCGACTTACTATTGAGCAATGCACATTAAAATAATTTGCTATTTGTTTGAGCGTGTAACCACCAGAACGATACGCAAGAGACATCGCTTCGGAACGATTAGACGCCAATGCTTCATAAGTGGGCAAGGGTTTTGGTTTAGATCGTCGTTGTTTTAATGGCACTTCTTGAAGGTCGCATTGTAATTTGTCATGCAGTGCTTGGTGCGTTTGCACAAAATGGTCACTGCCGAGAAAAACTTGATGTTGCAAGTGTTGCCAAATATTAACACCCCTACCATTAGCAACGAACTGTATATACTCTTTTATGGCGACCTTTCTATTTCTAGAAAAATGGCATAACAAAGCATCCGTTGCCAACCAATCCGGTGACTCTAAATTGCCAAGCATATGATGCCAACTAGACCACTGCCATTCATCTAAATTCTCAACCATTTTTGCCCGTAAAGGATTGAGAACAATATAACGACAGAGTTCGAGTAAATAGTTTTCTTTATCAACCAAGATTGCTTTGTAGCGCCCTTGAAACAAGTGTCCCACCCGTTTGTGCTTGCGATTGATGGATTGAGTAAATACACCATTTAAGTGACGCATACCCTGACTTAAATTACCGTCTGGCGTTTCAAGCAAGAGATGATAATGGTTACTCATCAAACAGTAAGCATGTACTACCCAGTTGTAATGCTCACAAACTTGCCCTAGAACATCCAAAAATAACTCAAAGTCCTCGTCGCTAGCATAAATACACTTTCGTTCATTACCTCGTGAGGTTATATGATACAACGCCCCTGAAAACTCTAATCGCAATGGTCAACTCATGATTCCATTCCAAGTGAAACAGCAAAACATGAAGTTAACTATTACTCAAAACAAAACGATATTAATCACAACATCACTCAATTACGACCAGCCTCGCACTAAATCAACCGAAAAACGACATAAAACCGATTACAAAAACCACACTAAATAAAAAAGACCAAACCTCGCTATTACCCACACTTATTACACGTGCAAATTTCAAGACCTGACCCCGTTATTCCTTGCTACCCTGATGGAGCTTGCGCGCATTGGGTTTATCAACCAAACCTATTGCGTAGCCAACTTTACGCATGCAATACAGCACGGCAAGCGACAAAAAGAAGAACATGGACAGTTCTATTAGATAGTCAAAAAAAGACATGAATAAAGCCTAATACGAGTTGAATATGTACGTGTCTAGCCAACACGCTTAAATAGAATAAGGTTTATAGTTTTCTGCCAGCGTAATGATTTAAAGAACATTTGGCATTTAGAGTTTGAACGTTTATCGCTGAAGCCCCTAACTGAACAACTCTGCAGATTACCGTTGTTCTGTGTCACAGATATGACTATAGGGTTTAGAATAGCAATTAAAAAATGTGTCTCAGTTTGGTCTCACCCTGAGACACATATTGTTGTAAGCAAATGAATTATCGAATTAAAAAAGGAACGCCAACGATCATCCCAATAGGGCACACGATTCAATGGCTTATACGAAAAGACAAGCTTTCTCTCTGTGAGTTTGCCGCGGCCTTGATTAGCGACTCTTTTGTTTGTGACTTAAGGCACTAACAATAGAGTTTGCGATATTTCCAACTGCAAATTCTTTTCCTAATAGCTCGTAGCCAGAAGCACCAATACGTTTCCTTAACTCGGCATCACTTTGCAACTTGCTTGCATTTTCAAAGAAAGTATCATCGTCACCGTTAACGCTAATCAACCCAGCATGATTTTCATTCACCAAATCCATTAGATCATTTCCTTTATTGACACTGCCTAAGATGGGGAGTGACTGAACCATATATCCTAATAACTTACCAGGAAAATTATGTGCACTATGCTGAGATGACAGTGAGAATAATCCAACATCGACTTGAGCTAAAATATCTTTGAATTGATCTTGGGAAACAGAAGGCAGATAAGAGCAATTGTTCAACTCCCAATCTTTAATCAAGTCATTCACTAACTTGACTTCATCACCCTGTCCTACAAAAAGGAAGTGCGCCTTGTCGAAGCATTGCATGGCTCTCGCTAAACGCATTAGATTGGCCATATCCTGAGCATGACCAATATTCCCCCCGTAGAAGTAGATTACTTCATCGTCTATCCCTAATCGCTTTCTCAAGTGATCTTCTTTTCCAGAGAGCTTATGAGGTAACAGATTAGCCCAGTTGCGCAGTATCGCAGTTGGGTATTGCAACCCCGTATTGGAATTGAATATCTCTAGGTTTTTCTCGGACATAACACCAATAGTATCTGCTTGACGATAAGACACTGATTCAAAGAACCTAAAGTAACGTTCTATTAAAGAGCCTTCTTTCATCAAACCCGAATCAATAGCCCATTGAGGAAAGAAATCACGCAAGACAAGGTAACTATTGCACTGGCAACGTTTTTTCAGTTTTGATACCAACGATCCAAAGAAAATTGATGGAGAATAGTAAACAACCCCATCAAATGTATCTTTATCGATTTTTCCTTGAATTGCACTCCAAGATCTAAAAGACAGCAACGTTTCATTAATCGCTCGCTTAATCTTTGGAACATCCTTGATTTCGCCAGAAAAGAAACGCCAAACTACAATACCATCTAAATGATCTTCTATAAGTGCTGATTCATGTTTTTCGAAGTGAGGCGTGATAACTGTTACTTCATGTCCTTGACTTATTAACTCTAAACCAAGTTCATGAAACATTTTGGCTGCCACACGTGTGCTGTGTGGCAGGTAGTCATCAATAATTAACGCTAGGTGCATTACTGTTTCTTCCAAACAACGCGGTTAACATAGTCGGTGTAGCTTAGAATTGTACGAAGTACCTTGTCAGAAACATTTGGTGCACTATAATCAGCGACTTTGTTCAACAAACGATCTTCGCCTCTTGGTTGATCCTCCAAGATTTCAATCGCTTGTAGAATTCGCTCTACACTCATCCCTGTAAACATCACAGCCCCCTCTTCAAACCCTTCAGGTCGTTCTTGAGCTTCGCGGATATTAATAGCAGGGAAGTTTAAAATCGAAGACTCTTCCGTAATCGTGCCACTATCACTTAAAACGACTTTCGCTTCTCTCTGCAGACGGATGTAATCACTGAAACCTAGCGGCTTCATCAAGCGAACTAAAGGATGGAACTCTAGATTTAGTAGCTCAATCTTCTTACGCGTTCTTGGGTGAGTGGAAACAATAATAGGTAGATTATACTTTTCAGCAATCGTATTCAGCGCTAACACATAGTTGTTAATATTACGCTCAGAATCGACATTTTCTTCACGATGAACACTAACTAAAAAGTAACCTTCACTCTTAAGTTCTAGGCGCTCTAACACATCAGATTGTGAGATTTTATTTTCGTAGTGAATCAAAACCTCATCCATTGGGCTACCTGTTTTTACGATGAAGTCAGGGCTAATACCCTCACGTAACAGATAGTCACGAGCAATGTCGCTATATGGCATGTTTACATCAGAAGTATGATCGACAATCTTTCGGTTTATCTCTTCTGGAACACGTAAATCAAAACATCGGTTACCCGCTTCCATATGGAAAATAGGAATCTTCTTACGCTTAGCTGATATAGCAGAGAGCGCACTGTTAGTATCACCCAGAATCAACATAGCTTCAGGCTGAATTTCCTCAAACATCTTATCTGACTTACTAATAACCTGAGCCATAGTTTCAGCAGCAGTACCGCCAGCACACTCTAAAAATACATCAGGAGAACGGATACCAAGATCATCAAAAAAGATTTGGTTTAATTCATAGTCATAGTTTTGACCAGTGTGAACTAACGTATGGTCAGTGTATTCATCCAACTTAGCTATTATACGTGAAAGACGAATGATTTCTGGGCGAGTGCCTACGACGGTTACTACTTTTAATTTACTCATAGTTATATCTCTTAGTGTAATCGCTGTGCATGAATGCTACCAACTCATCCCAAGATGGTGGTACGAAGCCCGTTTCATCCCGAAATTTTGATGAATTAAGTGAGCGGTCAATGACAAAGTCTTCAAACTTCTCAATTTCAATCTGCTTATTGTAGACATCAGCAACTTTTGAGATCAAAGAGTACTTGTCGATAGGATCTACAGATAATTGATACAGGCCAGAGAGAGATGCATTAGGAAGTACATAATCTGCAAGAACTTTTGCAACATAGGCCGTTGGCAGGCCAGAGAATACTGCTTTGGAGAACCCTCTAACAGAATCGTTTTGACTTAAGAACCAGTCTACTAAGCTAACTGAAGATTTAAGCTCATGACCGATAATTGAAGTACGCAGAGTTACGTGCTCGCCGTAATCTACTTCACCAAGACATTTAGATTTACCATAAAGATCTGTTGCAGTTGGTAAATCAGACTCTAGATAATTACCCACTTTACCATCAAATACGCAGTCTGTTGAAAAGTGAATTAAGCGAGCGTCAATAGTATCGCAAAGGTGTGCAATTTTATGAGGAAATAGCGCATTGATCTCAATGGCTTCAACGTGCTGCTTAGAAACAACGTGCTGCTTGATAAGGCCAATACAGTTTATTACAACGTCAGGTTTTATGTCTAAAGCCGCCATTTCCAAAGTAGCGAAATCTTTCACGTCAACATTAGTAATCAGTTTATCTGTTGATGGGAAGAAATGCTCCACCCCATTAACGCTGCGAACTGTGCCATACACATCGAGATTTGATAATTCGGATAAATTGGAAAAGATGCTATAACCCAGCATCCCTGTCGTTCCAATAACAAGAACTTTCACGTTATACACCCTCTGGAACGATAATGTTACCCGCTTCAATTTCACGGATGAAGTCTAGCTTTCTTAGTAGCTGCTTCATGCCTTCAACATCAAGACGGTCGGTATTGTCTGAGTTGTAATCCTCAACTTTTGAAAGACCTTTCTCACCTTCTTCAAAATACTTTGAATAGTTTAAGTCGCGATTATCGGCAGGAATGCGGAAATATTCACCTTGATCTTGCGCAACAAACATCTCTTCACGACTACACAATGCTTCAAATAGTTTTTCGCCATGACGCGTGCCAATAACATTCACTTTATGCTCAGGTTTATCTATCATTTCAAGGATTGCTTGTGTGAGTACTTCAATCGTTGCGGCGGGTGCTTTCTGGACAAAAATATCGCCATTTTGACCATAAGTAAATGCATGTAATACTAAATCAACGGCATCATCAAGCGTCATCATAAAACGCGTCATGGTCGGGTCTGTAAGGGTAATTGGTGTATCTTCGATAATTTGACGAATAAACAGCGGGATAACACTGCCGCGAGAAGCCATCACATTGCCATAACGCGTACCACAAATCACCGTGTTTGTGCCTTCTAAGTTGCGACTTTTAGCAACAACCACTTTTTCCATCATCGCTTTAGAGATACCCATTGCATTGATTGGGTAAACAGCCTTATCCGTGCTTAAACAAACAACCCGGCTAACACCATGAAAAATTGCAGACTCTAATACATTCTCAGTACCAAAAACATTCGTTTTAACGGCTTCTAGCGGATAAAATTCGCAAGATGGTACCTGTTTTAATGCTGCAGCATGGAACACATAATCCACACCGCGCATCGCAGTTGCGATACTCTGTGGGTCTCGAACATCACCGATGTAAAACTTTAGTTTGTCGTTGTTAAAAGCTTTACGCATATCGTCTTGCTTTTTCTCATCACGAGAAAAAATACGAATTTCTTGGATATCGGATTCTAAGAAGCGACGTAATACTGCGTTGCCAAAAGACCCAGTACCTCCAGTGATTAATAGAGTTTTACCTTTAAACATTTTATTGTCCTATAATATCATTTATTATTTTTAAGTACGACTTAACCTTCTGCTTATTATCAGGGAACCTTTTTATTCTCTTGCCTCCTTTAATCAACATCTTTCTGCGCACATCTTCATTTTCAATGATAATAGAGAGCTTATTCGAAATATCTTGAGGAGAAAAAGGGTCAAAATAAATGGCACAATCACCACAAATATCTCTAGCAAAGTCATAATCACTAGTAGCAATGCATAAGTTATTGGCCATAGCTTCCAAATAACTAACTGAAAAGCACTCTATTAAAGTAGGTAAAAATAATGCGTCCGCATTTTTATACAAACTCTTGCAATCTTCAACAGACACTGGGCCCATATTGACCGTATATTTTTTAAATGTCAGTGACTGTTTATCGTATTCATCCTTAGGAAAGGTAACTATAAAGATCGCATTAATTCCTTTTAGTTCTAATAATTCAGCGACTTTTGAAATAACTCCTAAGTTTTTATGAGGGTAGTTATATGTAACTGAAATAAACTTGAAATAATCCTTATAGCTCTCTAATTTCTTTTGGAATTTTTGATTATCCGAATAATCAACAGTATATATATAGGGTAAAGTATTTGAAACAACACTTATTCTATCCGCTTTTCCTCCAAACTTATCAATAAATAACTTTCTCACTGAATTGGTTTCTGTGATATAATATTTATTCGGAGAATATAATAATTTCCCCAGGACAAAGTTTTTGAATTTATAAAAGTATTTAGATGCAAATGAATATACTTTATATGCGTTCGTTTTATCGTTTACGAGCCAAGCATTTGCAAAACCTATAATATGTTTGCTTTTGGGGTTCCAAAATGTAGGCCCAAATATACTAAAGACACAATCAAAAGAACTGCTCATTTGTACAAGGGTTTTACTAGACTTATTAAAGGGCATCAGATTCATGATCCCAGTAGTGATAACTATACTTTTAGACTTTAGAGTGTCAGATAATTGTGAGTAGAGTCTCTCGCTAACCAAATATGAAAAACAATAATTTTGAGAATGTGAACTTTCGAGCTCTGTAATAACAGATATTGCAACTTGAAGTCCACCACCTACTTTTATATTTGAGGCATCAACAAGAATTTTATTCATGAACCAATTGCTCTTAGTATTTTTTTAATATGAACTGATATAGTGTTACGTAAGCCTCTTTTTTTAAATAATTTAAAAGCAAGTGCATAATCTAATTTAGCTTGAGGGTATGAGTAAAAATTTAGAGTTAAATTTTCTCTCATCAAATGGAAGTAAGGTTTATTACTATATTTCTTCAAAATTAATTTAAGCGCTAATTTAATCTTTTCATCTGACTTAGAAATTCGCTCATGCTCGTGAGATACATCGATTACATATGTAGCATCAGGAATCCGTTTACCTGGACCATATTCCGAAATTAATCTAATCCAAACATCATGATCTTGCCATGCTGGTAATTTGCTATCAAAACCACCAATCGCCAAAAAGTTAGTCCTCAATGTAAAAACCTGATTACCAACATTATTTTCCATAACAATATCATTAATAGTAAAGCACCTATCATCCATTAATATATCCTTCACATTTTTTCTTGTCTTATATTTATAAGAGGAAGATAAAAATGAATATTTTTTTAGTAAATTTGCATTATGAATAAATGCTTCAAGCCGATTATCTTCAAAATAATCATCATCATCTAACCCTGTAATATATTTTCCAGTACAGTTTTCTATCGCTTTATTTCTAGCGGCACATGCCCCAGAGTTGGTTGGTAGTTTGTAGTATTTAATATTTGAAAATTCGTCAGTAAAATTTTTCATCAGTAAATCGGTACTATCTGTGCTATTGTCAGAACAAACGACAATTTCAAAACTCCCATACGATTGGGAAAGCACAGATTGGATTGCCCTTTTTAACAACTGAGCACGGTTGTATGTACAAATGTACACACTAACGGTTGGTTTTGTGTTCATAAATATACCCGAATATACTGCTGACCTAAATAATCCAAAATAGAATTAAGTACAGCACTAATATTACCAAATCGAAGAAATGAGAAAAATAAGAATGACAAAATTAAAATAGGAAATACCAGTATAATTACGTATCTAATTTTGCTTCTGATCCTTGGATGAATAAACTTTTTGAAAAGAAAAAATTAAATACTAATGCAAGTGACAAGAAAACAAAACCATCACGGCCAAAATATGCAAGAACAAATATTGAGTATGATAAAGATGCAATTAGTAGCAATATGGCTATTTTAGAGGTGTATCCAGCACTAACATATACAAAAAGTAATAGAAAATAAACGTGCATTCAGCATACCTATTATTAACTTAAGCTTAATAATAGATTTTTAGAAATTCCCTTCTGAATTTCTACTCCAATACTGTCCCCAAACAATATCAATATCCTTAGAGGTAAATTGTTGAAAACCGCTAGCTGGTAAAAATGTCATCTCCCCAAAATAAATATTATCTTCTATTAAATATAAATCGACTCTGACGTAATTAAAGTCACTAGCTAATTTTTTAGCAATATCCACCATTTCATAAACCTTACCAGGGTCAGAAAGAGTATAATTTCCTGATTTATAATTTAAATTATAATCTAGTAAATTTAGTCTTTCATCATATAAATTTCTTTTATGATCGCCAAATCGATCAAAATCTATTTGTAATATCCATCTAGTATTTCCGTTATCATTAAAGATATGAAATTTATAATCATCGGGAGCATTATTATTATTTAGCATCAATTTTTCAACTAAAATCTTACGCTCGATTAAATCATAATGACTTTCACCAAGTCTTGAACCAACGTAACTTGAACTTATAGCCAAGTTGAATTTTTTTGTAACCTCTTTTGCACTTATAGCATTCTTGTCATGAACTATTTCGATATGTTCAGGTCCACTGCCATGATTTGTCTTTATGACAAAACTATTAGGTAGAGATTCAATATCTTCTTCCCTAAGAAGATTAAATGTATTAATCAAGGGAATCAAAATCTCCTCTCCACATTTTATAGAAACATAATCTCTAACTTTCACTTTATCTGCTAAGTTAGCATGTACTATAGATAAGTTGGTTTTTCTTGATTGGATTTTTTGATTAAATGTCACTGGATTTTTCCAGTTCATAATATATCCCTGTTTTTTCAAAAAAAATAATGATATTTTTAATTTAGCAGGGAGTTTCCAGAACATACTCTTAATGTAAGCTAACATTTTTCACCTTGTTTTTAAATTTTATAATATTGAAATAAGTTTCGTTTCTTAACAAATGCTTCTTATGATTAAAATAGTAGCTATTATTAATTTTTTAGTTTTCTGGTGAAAACCGAAATCCACCCTTATAATAGATAAATTCAAGCTCACAACATAGCCAATTTTAAAATCAAATATTAAGAATTAGGTACAACCCCTTGATTACAAATAAGATCATTACAAATTAATCGATTCAACTGTACCAGAGTTACATTTAATTCTTTATCCAAACACTTAATTTTATTCATAATTTAAACATGATTAAATGTTTTTAATTTTGACTGGCTATATCTAAGAATATTTTGATGGTTTATATCTAAGGATATATAGGTAGATAATATACATAAAAAATGTGTATAAATAATTAAAATTTAACCATGTTGTTTCTGATGGAATTAAATATATTGAAAAAAATACAGCAGAGAGCGCGGTTTCATTAAAACTATCAAGATGAAGAATATAGTGATAGGAAAGTTTTAAAAACAGGATAATAAATGATATTAATCCAAAAAAACCTAAAACAAATAAAATAGCAATTATGTTATTTGCATCTCGAATAAATAGATCAGACAAGTAACTGTAGTATTCTAAAGATCCAAAACCATAACCGAATAAATAAAATAATCCTCCATTATAATTTAAATATTCCAACAACACGCTATTTATGCCATCCCTTCCGGTCATACCACGTTCTGCTGCAAAGATAATATACTCTTGAACGGCATCAACACTCAATAAAAAAGAAACTAAGAAACAAGTAGAAAGCAATAACAAAATTCGCCCAAAAGGTGAATACGACCTTATAATGTACGGGCTTAAAAATAGTAAAAAAATTATTTGAGTGAGAAAGCCTATTCTTGACGTAGTTTCAATTATAAAATAGTTGCATCCTATAATGAGAGCAATTGAAAATGTTTTCATTATTTTATTATTAAACTTAGCAATATTTATAAAGTTTAAAATGGCCATAAACCCGTATAAAAAAGAAGAATTATGCCGATTTTCTGAAATTCCTATATATGCATTTTCCCAATCTCTAAGTGAACTCAATGTTAAATATGATAATACGAGGTATATCAAGCATACATATGAAAGAATCTTAATCAAATTAAAAAAATCATTTTCTGATACTAACTCACTAACTCTAATACCAATTATAAACACCAAAACTAAAGAAACAACTTGTTTAATAGCATCAATTTTAGTTGGTGAATATATTATACTAAGAGTAGACAATATTATTAGTATATATATGGGGTAATTGACTCTTGTTAAGTGAAATTTCATTCGATAGCCAAATAATATTATATAACTTCCAAATAAAATATAGTTAATACTAACCGGAAATAATTCTCTCTGCATACTTGTCGGTAAAAGAAATGTCATAAAAAACAAAATAAGTACCACTAGCAATATGTTCTTTTCAATTTTCATAATTATAAAATGCTTTATCACGAAAATAGGGTACTGGACGTCCAATTACAGTAAATATATGAACTTCATTTTCATAGGGCTGGGAACCATTATAATAACTGTCACTACCATCTAAAGTCCCCCACTCCCCTTGGAATTCACTTATCAAAGGAGGAAATACATCATAAATAGACTCGGTAGCTTTTGTTAATTTAGCTAATGGTTGGGGAGTCGTTGGAAGAATATAATCACTCATTCTTTTTTTTCTTTTGAACTTCTAATTCCATTGCATGCTTAGCTACAAAATAATATGATTCGTTCCTCATAAAATGCATACCTAAAATAGCTTTATTTAACCCTTTACGCCTCCCAATAACTGCTCTAATTAACTCTTTTACAGTCCCTTTTAAAGTTGGTGTGATAGGTAAAGGAGATAAGGATTTTAATAAGTTATTCTTTACATTTTGATATGAATTTATAGCCATTTGGTCATGATGAATATAATATTCATCCCTCAATAGTCCACAAAGAGCTTCTAGGTTAATCTTCTTTTCGTCTTTTGATATATGGACTTTACCATTTGAGGTGTGGTGGAATACTGGTTTAAAAGTGATAGGTATGTCTTTTGACATAGTTAGCACTATAGAGAACGAATTATTCTCAATGCCAGCCCAACGCCCACCATCAAAATAAAAATTACCTAAGCTATAAAAAATAAGAGAATCATTATGTTTTTCATGCCCCTGTGGCACATGTGGATGAGAACCAATAACAGCATCTGCACCTAAATCACACAGATGTTTATAACGCTCTCGCCATTCTTTTTGAGGAATATTATAATCCTCTAATCCGGCGTGAGAAAAAACCAAAATAAAATCACATTCCTCTTTTAATTTTAAAATAGTCCTATCTATCCGGGGATGATTAATCCAAGCATAACCAAATTGTTCATCTCGTTCGAAATGATCAA from Vibrio neonatus includes these protein-coding regions:
- the wecA gene encoding UDP-N-acetylglucosamine--undecaprenyl-phosphate N-acetylglucosaminephosphotransferase, whose protein sequence is MSVFEYIIELSMFFFLSLAVLYCMRKVGYAIGLVDKPNARKLHQGVVPLVGGVSISITVLYFLYINADELQHPGIFATCLTILVAIGVLDDRFDISYKLRMGIQALLTLVMIHYTGITLSHIGNALGFGVWQFPPYVDIVVTMFAVIGAINAFNMVDGIDGLLGGLTTVVFASLGIVFYSHDLPNAAYFTVVFIVILIPFILFNLGYFGKVRKVFMGDAGSMMIGFTVIWVLIGGTQGEGGHYVIRPVTALWLIAVPLIDMMAIMIRRVRKGHSPFHPDREHFHHIMQRIGFTPREALVVICVTQIIYSTIGLLGEYFNVPEYVMFYTIVGCFLFHTYWMTHSFQMAKIVRKWKSGVRS
- the galU gene encoding UTP--glucose-1-phosphate uridylyltransferase GalU: MSKHCLFPAAGYGTRFLPATKSMPKEMMPIVNKPLIEYGVDEAIQAGMSSMAVVTGRGKSSLMDHFDKNYELEHQIQGTNKEPLLDDIRSLIDSAQYTFIRQREMKGLGHAILTGKELVGDNPFAVVLADDLCISEQEGVLAQMAALYRQFRCSIVAVEEVPESETHKYGVIAGEHLSDDLIRITDMVEKPEQGTAPSNLAIIGRYILTPDIFDILQDTKPGKGGEIQITDALLEQAKSGCVIAYKFKGKRFDCGSVEGYIEATNYCYQNVYLKGSKVKIDRSSTKKV
- a CDS encoding REP-associated tyrosine transposase, which encodes MRLEFSGALYHITSRGNERKCIYASDEDFELFLDVLGQVCEHYNWVVHAYCLMSNHYHLLLETPDGNLSQGMRHLNGVFTQSINRKHKRVGHLFQGRYKAILVDKENYLLELCRYIVLNPLRAKMVENLDEWQWSSWHHMLGNLESPDWLATDALLCHFSRNRKVAIKEYIQFVANGRGVNIWQHLQHQVFLGSDHFVQTHQALHDKLQCDLQEVPLKQRRSKPKPLPTYEALASNRSEAMSLAYRSGGYTLKQIANYFNVHCSIVSRIVRNQHGGRS
- a CDS encoding glycosyltransferase family 4 protein, yielding MHLALIIDDYLPHSTRVAAKMFHELGLELISQGHEVTVITPHFEKHESALIEDHLDGIVVWRFFSGEIKDVPKIKRAINETLLSFRSWSAIQGKIDKDTFDGVVYYSPSIFFGSLVSKLKKRCQCNSYLVLRDFFPQWAIDSGLMKEGSLIERYFRFFESVSYRQADTIGVMSEKNLEIFNSNTGLQYPTAILRNWANLLPHKLSGKEDHLRKRLGIDDEVIYFYGGNIGHAQDMANLMRLARAMQCFDKAHFLFVGQGDEVKLVNDLIKDWELNNCSYLPSVSQDQFKDILAQVDVGLFSLSSQHSAHNFPGKLLGYMVQSLPILGSVNKGNDLMDLVNENHAGLISVNGDDDTFFENASKLQSDAELRKRIGASGYELLGKEFAVGNIANSIVSALSHKQKSR
- the wecB gene encoding non-hydrolyzing UDP-N-acetylglucosamine 2-epimerase — translated: MSKLKVVTVVGTRPEIIRLSRIIAKLDEYTDHTLVHTGQNYDYELNQIFFDDLGIRSPDVFLECAGGTAAETMAQVISKSDKMFEEIQPEAMLILGDTNSALSAISAKRKKIPIFHMEAGNRCFDLRVPEEINRKIVDHTSDVNMPYSDIARDYLLREGISPDFIVKTGSPMDEVLIHYENKISQSDVLERLELKSEGYFLVSVHREENVDSERNINNYVLALNTIAEKYNLPIIVSTHPRTRKKIELLNLEFHPLVRLMKPLGFSDYIRLQREAKVVLSDSGTITEESSILNFPAINIREAQERPEGFEEGAVMFTGMSVERILQAIEILEDQPRGEDRLLNKVADYSAPNVSDKVLRTILSYTDYVNRVVWKKQ
- a CDS encoding dTDP-4-dehydrorhamnose reductase family protein — encoded protein: MKVLVIGTTGMLGYSIFSNLSELSNLDVYGTVRSVNGVEHFFPSTDKLITNVDVKDFATLEMAALDIKPDVVINCIGLIKQHVVSKQHVEAIEINALFPHKIAHLCDTIDARLIHFSTDCVFDGKVGNYLESDLPTATDLYGKSKCLGEVDYGEHVTLRTSIIGHELKSSVSLVDWFLSQNDSVRGFSKAVFSGLPTAYVAKVLADYVLPNASLSGLYQLSVDPIDKYSLISKVADVYNKQIEIEKFEDFVIDRSLNSSKFRDETGFVPPSWDELVAFMHSDYTKRYNYE